The Akkermansia sp. RCC_12PD genome contains the following window.
ACATCTTCGGGAGGGAAGCGCTGGCGGAACTGCGTATCAACGCGGCCCAGGACCTGGGAGACGACCGGGGAGAAACGTCGGTGGGCTTCCTTGCCAACCCCGGCTACACGCAGCAAGTGCGTGGAGCCAAGGTAGGTCGGACGGCGTTGCAGATAGGAGCGGGCCTGAGCGTGCCGGTAGGGACGCAGGGGACGGTCTTTGTCAACGGCAACGCGGACATCCGCAACGGAGCCAGCTCGGTAAACGGAAGCATCGGCTACCGCTACGACTTCTAAAAAAAGTCAGGACAGATCAGGGGAAATGGTGGAAACACCGTTTCTGCTGCAAAAACAACAAGGCCGCCCGGGGTGAACCGGGGCGGCCTTGTTGTTGAGTGGCTAAATGACTTTAATGGAGCTGGCGTACTTGATGGACAGGTAGAGTTTTTTCTTCATCATTCTGTCCATCAGGTCCATTCCAGCACCGCTTCCGCCCGCAGTTCATCCCCCTGCATGATATGGTGGCAGGTAAGATTCTCCTGGCGGAACAATAGGGACTTCATCTGTTCCCCGGCATGGCTTTCCTTCCTGAAGTGCAGGTGAATGCCAGTCAGGGCGCGTTCCGCCTGCCAGGCTTCCGGCAGGGATTCCAGCGCCCAAACCAGATAGGCGGCATTGTTGATATGACGGTTGAAATCCATATCCCGGCGTTCCGCCGTCCATTCCCGGATTTCCGGCTGAAGGTTCTTCATGTCCAGCCGGACAGCGGAGACTATTTCGTCACAGGGCACTTCCGGGAATTGGGTAATGTATTTGTTCAGGGGAACGGGACG
Protein-coding sequences here:
- a CDS encoding acyl-ACP thioesterase domain-containing protein, with product MKHLEAAGTFSTQASVRSYESGPDGLMKPETVLHWLQEIAEAHASTLGFGYDFVMSRGLAWVEVRLDMAIRRRPAWKETVELRTCTAQASPLQARRNLEVRDAEGNGIIEASCLWAVIDIRRRRPVPLNKYITQFPEVPCDEIVSAVRLDMKNLQPEIREWTAERRDMDFNRHINNAAYLVWALESLPEAWQAERALTGIHLHFRKESHAGEQMKSLLFRQENLTCHHIMQGDELRAEAVLEWT